A single Pristis pectinata isolate sPriPec2 chromosome 22, sPriPec2.1.pri, whole genome shotgun sequence DNA region contains:
- the LOC127581802 gene encoding C-reactive protein-like isoform X2 encodes MNPFIPSMLVICIYLAGSDSVGLEGKSVIFPTATANSYVRLYSSPFSSLTAFTICFWAASEAARDYSLFSYATSRSYNELLIWQTSSGGVSLYLNYFVVEFSLPKMDALLRHICITWESSGGSATAWVNGQRSLQKFGGKGRVVKGSGQFIIGQEQDSVGGGFSKSQSFVGEMSDVNMWDYVLTPGEINIVSRRCSRAGGNIINWETAKYVSGGITKIEDNNNCTF; translated from the exons ATGAACCCCTTCATTCCAAGTATGCTTGTGATCTGCATTTACCTGGCAGGATCTGACAGTGTAG GCCTGGAGGGGAAGTCAGTGATATTTCCAACCGCAACAGCCAACAGCTATGTCAGACTTTACTCGTCGCCTTTCTCCAGTTTGACTGCCTTTACCATCTGCTTCTGGGCAGCTTCTGAAGCAGCCCGCGATTACAGTTTGTTCTCCTATGCAACGTCCAGATCCTACAATGAACTACTGATTTGGCAAACATCGAGTGGAGGAGTCTCcttgtatttaaattattttgtagtGGAGTTTTCCCTCCCAAAAATGGATGCCTTGCTGAGACACATCTGCATAACCTGGGAATCTTCAGGGGGTTCAGCAACAGCCTGGGTAAATGGACAGCGCAGCTTACAGAAGTTTGGTGGGAAGGGTCGGGTTGTGAAAGGTTCTGGTCAGTTTATCATTGGTCAGGAGCAGGACAGCGTTGGGGGAGGTTTTAGCAAAAGTCAGTCCTTTGTTGGGGAGATGAGTGACGTTAACATGTGGGATTATGTTCTAACACCCGGTGAGATCAATATCGTAAGTCGGCGTTGTTCCAGGGCTGGGGGGAACATCATCAACTGGGAAACAGCAAAATATGTGTCAGGTGGGATCACGAAAATTGAAGATAATAACAattgtacattttaa